One region of Bacillus zhangzhouensis genomic DNA includes:
- the rplL gene encoding 50S ribosomal protein L7/L12, with amino-acid sequence MALNIEEIIASVKEATVLELNDLVKAIEEEFGVTAAAPVAVAGGAAGGAAEEKTDFDLVLASAGDQKIKVIKVVREITGLGLKEAKELVDNTPKPLKEGIAKEEAEELKAKLEEVGASVEVK; translated from the coding sequence ATGGCTTTAAATATCGAAGAAATCATTGCTTCAGTTAAAGAAGCAACTGTACTTGAGTTAAACGACTTAGTAAAAGCAATCGAAGAAGAATTTGGCGTAACTGCTGCTGCTCCTGTAGCTGTAGCTGGTGGTGCTGCTGGTGGCGCTGCTGAAGAGAAAACTGATTTTGATCTAGTGCTTGCTAGTGCTGGAGACCAAAAAATCAAAGTGATCAAAGTGGTTCGTGAAATCACTGGTCTTGGCTTGAAAGAAGCTAAAGAACTTGTTGACAACACGCCAAAACCACTTAAAGAAGGTATTGCTAAAGAAGAAGCTGAAGAACTTAAAGCTAAGCTTGAAGAAGTTGGCGCTTCTGTAGAAGTTAAGTAA
- the rpmG gene encoding 50S ribosomal protein L33 has translation MRKKITLACKDCGSRNYTTMKSVASAAERLEIKKYCKTCHSHKTHLETK, from the coding sequence ATGAGGAAAAAGATTACTCTAGCCTGTAAGGACTGCGGAAGCCGCAATTACACGACAATGAAAAGTGTTGCTTCAGCAGCTGAAAGATTAGAAATTAAGAAATATTGCAAGACTTGTCATTCACATAAAACACATTTAGAAACCAAGTAA
- a CDS encoding Mini-ribonuclease 3: MLNFEKLKDGKQLNGLALAYMGDAIFEVYVRHHLLQTGATKPNELHKRASKIVSAKSQAAILFTLQQQGFFTEAEEAVLKRGRNAKSGTVPKNTDVQTYRYSTAFEALMGYLFIEKQDERLEELIGQAIEIGTSGRKTNESAT, translated from the coding sequence ATGTTGAATTTTGAAAAGCTGAAAGACGGTAAACAGTTGAACGGACTTGCGCTAGCTTATATGGGTGATGCCATTTTTGAAGTATATGTGAGGCATCACCTCCTCCAAACGGGGGCGACAAAACCAAATGAGCTGCACAAACGAGCAAGCAAAATTGTCTCAGCTAAATCACAGGCTGCTATTTTATTTACGCTTCAGCAGCAAGGCTTTTTCACTGAAGCAGAAGAAGCAGTGCTGAAAAGAGGAAGAAACGCAAAATCAGGCACAGTGCCTAAAAACACAGACGTTCAAACGTATCGTTATAGTACAGCGTTTGAAGCGCTCATGGGTTATTTATTTATCGAAAAGCAGGACGAACGCTTAGAAGAGCTGATTGGTCAGGCGATTGAAATCGGAACGTCAGGGAGGAAGACAAATGAGTCAGCAACATGA
- the rplA gene encoding 50S ribosomal protein L1 yields the protein MAKKGKKYVEAAKLIDRTKAYDVAEAVSLTKKANTAKFDATVEVAFRLGVDPRKNDQQIRGAVVLPNGTGKTQRVLVFAKGEKAKEAEAAGADYVGDSDYITKIQQGWFEFDVIVATPDMMGEVGKIGRVLGPKGLMPNPKTGTVTFEVEKAINEIKAGKVEYRVDKAGNIHAPIGKVSFEDEKLVENFATIYDTILKAKPAAAKGVYVKNVSVTSTMGPGVKVDPSSFSAK from the coding sequence ATGGCTAAAAAAGGTAAAAAGTATGTAGAAGCTGCTAAGCTGATCGATCGTACTAAAGCGTATGATGTAGCTGAAGCTGTTTCTCTTACAAAAAAAGCAAATACAGCTAAATTTGATGCGACTGTAGAAGTTGCTTTTCGTTTGGGCGTAGACCCTCGTAAAAACGATCAACAAATCCGCGGTGCAGTTGTACTTCCTAACGGAACGGGTAAAACTCAACGCGTTCTTGTGTTCGCTAAAGGTGAAAAAGCAAAAGAAGCAGAAGCTGCTGGAGCAGACTACGTTGGAGATTCTGATTACATCACTAAAATCCAACAAGGCTGGTTCGAATTCGATGTAATCGTTGCGACACCTGACATGATGGGTGAAGTTGGTAAGATCGGTCGTGTACTTGGACCAAAAGGTCTTATGCCTAATCCTAAAACAGGAACTGTAACGTTCGAAGTTGAAAAAGCAATCAATGAAATCAAAGCTGGTAAAGTAGAATACCGCGTTGATAAAGCTGGTAACATCCACGCGCCAATCGGAAAGGTTTCTTTCGAGGACGAAAAGCTTGTTGAGAACTTTGCAACAATCTATGACACAATCCTTAAAGCAAAACCTGCAGCGGCTAAAGGTGTATACGTGAAAAACGTTTCTGTTACATCTACTATGGGCCCTGGCGTGAAAGTGGACCCATCTTCTTTCTCTGCAAAATAA
- the rpoB gene encoding DNA-directed RNA polymerase subunit beta: MTGQLVQYGRHRQRRSYARISEVLELPNLIEIQTSSYQWFLDEGLREMFQDISPIEDFTGNLSLEFIDYSLGEPKYPVAESKERDVTYSAPLRVKVRLINKETGEVKDQDVFMGDFPIMTDTGTFIINGAERVIVSQLVRSPSVYFSGKVDKNGKKGFTATVIPNRGAWLEYETDAKDVVYVRIDRTRKLPVTVLLRALGFSSDQEILDLIGENEYLRNTLEKDNTENADKALLEIYERLRPGEPPTVENAKSLLDSRFFDPKRYDLANVGRYKINKKLHIKNRLFNQKLAETLVDPETGEILAEKGQILDRRVLDKVLPYLENGIGFRKLYPNGGVVEDEVELQSIKIYAPTDQEGEQVINVIGNAYVEEAVKNITPSDIIASISYFFNLLHGVGDTDDIDHLGNRRLRSVGELLQNQFRIGLSRMERVVRERMSIQDTNTITPQQLINIRPVIASIKEFFGSSQLSQFMDQTNPLAELTHKRRLSALGPGGLTRERAGMEVRDVHYSHYGRMCPIETPEGPNIGLINSLSSFAKVNRFGFIETPYRRVDPETGKVTPRIDYLTADEEDNYVVAQANAQLADDGSFIDDNIIARFRGENTVVPRNRVDYMDVSPKQVVSAATACIPFLENDDSNRALMGANMQRQAVPLMQPESPIVGTGMEYVSGKDSGAAVICRYPGVVERVEAKNIWVRRYEDVDGQQVKGNLDKYSLLKFVRSNQGTCYNQRPIVSVGDEVVKGEILADGPSMEKGELALGRNVMVGFMTWDGYNYEDAIIMSERLVKDDVYTSIHIEEYESEARDTKLGPEEITRDIPNVGEDALRNLDERGIIRIGAEVKDGDLLVGKVTPKGVTELTAEERLLHAIFGEKAREVRDTSLRVPHGGGGIIHDVKVFNREDGDELPPGVNQLVRVYIVQKRKISEGDKMAGRHGNKGVISKILPEEDMPYLPDGTPIDIMLNPLGVPSRMNIGQVLELHMGMAARYLGIHIASPVFDGAREEDVWETLEEAGMSRDAKTVLYDGRTGEPFDNRVSVGIMYMIKLAHMVDDKLHARSTGPYSLVTQQPLGGKAQFGGQRFGEMEVWALEAYGAAYTLQEILTVKSDDVVGRVKTYEAIVKGDNVPEPGVPESFKVLIKELQSLGMDVKILSGDEEEIEMRDLEDDEETKKADGLALSNDEDAADLAPVDLERDAVTKE, from the coding sequence TTGACAGGTCAACTAGTTCAGTATGGACGACACCGCCAGCGCAGAAGCTACGCACGCATAAGCGAAGTGTTAGAATTACCAAATCTCATTGAAATTCAAACCTCTTCTTATCAGTGGTTTCTTGATGAGGGTCTTAGAGAGATGTTTCAAGATATATCCCCAATTGAGGATTTTACTGGTAACCTTTCTCTTGAATTCATTGATTACAGCCTAGGGGAACCTAAGTATCCTGTAGCAGAATCAAAAGAACGTGATGTAACTTACTCTGCTCCACTAAGAGTAAAAGTTCGTTTAATTAACAAAGAAACTGGAGAAGTAAAAGACCAAGATGTGTTCATGGGTGATTTCCCAATCATGACAGACACAGGTACTTTTATCATTAATGGTGCGGAACGTGTAATCGTTTCTCAGTTAGTGCGTTCTCCAAGTGTATATTTCAGTGGTAAAGTAGACAAAAACGGTAAAAAAGGTTTTACTGCGACTGTCATTCCAAACCGTGGCGCATGGTTAGAATACGAAACTGATGCGAAGGATGTAGTCTATGTACGCATCGATCGCACACGTAAGTTGCCGGTTACGGTTCTTTTGCGTGCTCTCGGCTTCAGCTCTGATCAAGAGATTCTTGACCTCATTGGTGAGAATGAATACTTACGCAACACACTGGAAAAAGACAATACAGAGAATGCAGATAAAGCACTTCTCGAAATCTACGAGCGTCTCCGCCCTGGAGAGCCGCCAACTGTTGAAAATGCGAAAAGCTTGCTAGACTCTCGCTTCTTCGATCCGAAGAGATATGACCTAGCAAATGTTGGACGCTACAAGATTAATAAGAAGCTTCATATTAAAAATAGACTGTTCAATCAAAAATTAGCTGAAACGCTAGTTGATCCTGAAACAGGTGAAATTCTAGCAGAAAAAGGTCAAATTTTAGACAGAAGAGTTCTTGATAAAGTTCTTCCATACTTGGAAAACGGCATCGGATTTAGAAAACTTTATCCTAATGGTGGCGTAGTTGAAGATGAAGTAGAACTTCAATCTATTAAGATTTATGCACCGACCGATCAAGAAGGCGAGCAAGTGATCAACGTGATTGGAAATGCATATGTAGAGGAAGCTGTGAAAAATATCACGCCTTCTGACATCATTGCATCAATCAGTTACTTCTTCAACCTTCTTCATGGTGTAGGTGACACAGATGATATCGACCACCTTGGTAACCGCCGTTTGCGTTCTGTAGGTGAACTTCTGCAAAACCAATTCCGTATTGGTTTAAGCAGAATGGAGCGTGTTGTTCGTGAAAGAATGTCAATTCAAGACACAAACACGATCACGCCTCAGCAGCTGATCAACATTCGTCCTGTGATCGCTTCTATCAAAGAGTTCTTCGGTAGCTCTCAGCTTTCTCAGTTCATGGATCAAACAAACCCGCTTGCTGAATTGACACACAAACGTCGTCTGTCAGCGCTTGGACCGGGTGGTTTGACACGTGAGCGTGCAGGAATGGAAGTTCGTGACGTTCACTACTCTCACTATGGACGTATGTGTCCGATTGAAACACCAGAGGGTCCAAACATTGGTTTGATTAACTCTCTATCTTCATTTGCAAAAGTAAATCGCTTCGGATTTATCGAAACACCTTACCGCCGGGTTGATCCTGAGACTGGTAAAGTAACACCGAGAATCGATTACTTAACTGCTGATGAAGAGGACAACTACGTAGTAGCACAAGCGAACGCTCAGTTAGCTGATGATGGTTCGTTTATCGATGATAATATCATTGCTCGTTTCAGAGGGGAAAACACCGTTGTTCCTCGAAACCGCGTTGACTACATGGACGTTTCGCCAAAGCAGGTTGTTTCTGCAGCAACAGCATGTATCCCATTCTTAGAAAACGATGACTCTAACCGTGCTCTAATGGGAGCGAACATGCAGCGTCAGGCTGTGCCTTTGATGCAGCCAGAATCACCGATTGTTGGTACAGGTATGGAGTACGTATCAGGTAAAGACTCTGGTGCTGCTGTTATCTGTCGCTATCCAGGTGTTGTAGAACGTGTAGAAGCAAAAAATATTTGGGTTCGCCGCTATGAAGACGTTGACGGACAACAAGTCAAAGGAAACCTAGACAAATACAGCCTGCTGAAATTTGTCCGCTCTAACCAAGGGACTTGCTACAACCAGCGTCCTATCGTAAGTGTTGGAGATGAAGTCGTTAAAGGAGAAATCCTTGCTGACGGTCCTTCTATGGAAAAAGGTGAATTGGCACTAGGACGTAACGTCATGGTCGGCTTCATGACTTGGGACGGTTACAACTACGAAGATGCGATCATCATGAGTGAGCGCCTTGTAAAAGATGACGTCTACACGTCTATTCATATTGAAGAATATGAATCAGAGGCTCGTGATACCAAGCTTGGACCAGAAGAAATCACTCGTGATATTCCAAACGTTGGTGAAGATGCTTTACGCAACCTTGACGAACGCGGAATCATCCGTATTGGTGCAGAAGTAAAAGACGGAGACCTTCTTGTAGGAAAAGTAACGCCTAAAGGGGTAACTGAACTAACAGCTGAAGAACGTCTATTACATGCAATCTTCGGTGAAAAAGCTCGTGAAGTACGTGATACCTCCCTGCGTGTTCCACACGGAGGCGGCGGAATTATCCACGATGTAAAAGTCTTTAACCGTGAAGATGGAGATGAACTGCCTCCAGGTGTAAACCAGTTAGTCCGCGTATACATCGTTCAGAAACGTAAGATTTCTGAAGGTGACAAAATGGCGGGACGACATGGTAACAAAGGGGTTATCTCTAAAATTCTTCCAGAAGAAGATATGCCGTATCTTCCAGACGGAACACCGATCGATATCATGTTGAACCCTCTAGGGGTACCATCTCGTATGAATATCGGTCAGGTACTTGAGCTTCATATGGGTATGGCTGCACGTTACCTTGGTATTCACATTGCGTCACCAGTATTTGATGGTGCGCGCGAGGAAGATGTTTGGGAAACGCTTGAAGAAGCAGGTATGTCCCGTGATGCGAAAACAGTCCTTTATGACGGTCGAACTGGTGAACCATTCGACAACCGCGTATCTGTCGGAATCATGTACATGATCAAACTGGCTCACATGGTTGACGATAAACTTCACGCTCGTTCAACTGGACCATACTCACTTGTTACGCAGCAGCCACTTGGCGGTAAAGCACAGTTTGGTGGTCAGCGTTTCGGAGAGATGGAAGTATGGGCACTTGAAGCTTACGGTGCAGCATATACACTTCAAGAGATCTTAACAGTTAAATCGGATGACGTTGTAGGTCGTGTGAAAACATACGAAGCCATTGTCAAAGGGGATAACGTACCTGAACCAGGAGTCCCTGAATCATTCAAAGTGTTAATCAAAGAACTTCAAAGTTTAGGTATGGATGTTAAAATCCTATCTGGCGATGAAGAAGAGATAGAAATGAGAGATTTAGAAGACGATGAGGAAACGAAGAAAGCAGACGGATTAGCGTTATCTAATGACGAAGATGCTGCAGACCTCGCACCTGTCGATCTTGAACGTGACGCAGTCACAAAAGAATAG
- the rplJ gene encoding 50S ribosomal protein L10 — protein sequence MSNAIDTKKVIVDEITSKFKDSMSTVIVDYRGLSVSEVTELRKQLREAGVEFKVYKNTLTRRAVEQVELTGLNDFLTGPNAIAFSNEDVIAPAKIINEFAKSHEALEIKAGVIEGNVATVEDVKALAELPSREGLLSMLLSVLQAPVRNLALATKAVAEQKEEQGA from the coding sequence ATGAGCAATGCAATCGATACTAAAAAAGTTATCGTTGATGAAATTACTTCTAAATTTAAAGATAGTATGTCTACTGTCATTGTAGATTACCGCGGTCTTTCAGTTTCTGAAGTGACTGAACTTCGTAAACAGCTTCGTGAAGCTGGCGTAGAATTCAAAGTTTACAAAAACACTTTGACTCGCCGTGCAGTTGAACAAGTTGAACTAACGGGTTTAAACGACTTCTTAACAGGTCCAAACGCTATCGCATTCAGTAACGAAGATGTTATCGCACCTGCGAAAATCATCAACGAATTTGCGAAAAGCCACGAAGCTTTAGAAATCAAAGCTGGTGTCATCGAAGGAAACGTAGCGACTGTAGAAGACGTGAAGGCTCTTGCGGAACTTCCGTCTCGTGAAGGCTTACTTTCTATGTTGCTTAGCGTTCTTCAAGCTCCAGTTCGTAATCTTGCTCTTGCTACTAAAGCAGTTGCAGAACAAAAAGAAGAACAAGGCGCTTAA
- the secE gene encoding preprotein translocase subunit SecE, translated as MRIISFLKSVGKEMKKVSWPKKNEMVRYTITVILTVVFFAIFFSFLDIGISQLIELIH; from the coding sequence ATGCGTATTATCAGTTTCTTGAAAAGTGTCGGAAAAGAAATGAAAAAGGTCAGCTGGCCAAAGAAGAACGAAATGGTCCGCTACACAATCACTGTTATTTTAACAGTTGTATTCTTTGCCATCTTTTTCTCTTTTCTTGATATAGGAATCTCACAATTAATCGAATTAATTCATTAA
- the sigH gene encoding RNA polymerase sporulation sigma factor SigH encodes MNLNNSKGKSIREQFCQLEDEQVIERVHVGDSDALDYLITKYRNFVRAKARSYFLIGADREDIVQEGMIGLYKSIRDFREDKLTSFKAFAELCITRQIITAIKTATRQKHIPLNSYVSLDKPIYDEESDRTLLDVISGAKALNPEDLIISKEEFDDIEMKMGELLSELERKVLVLYLDGRSYQEISEDLNRHVKSIDNALQRVKRKLEKYLELREISL; translated from the coding sequence GTGAATCTAAACAACAGCAAGGGTAAGTCCATCAGAGAGCAATTTTGCCAGTTGGAAGATGAACAAGTCATTGAAAGGGTTCATGTCGGAGATAGTGATGCGCTAGATTATTTAATAACGAAATACCGCAATTTTGTACGTGCAAAAGCAAGGTCTTATTTCTTGATAGGAGCGGATCGAGAGGACATTGTCCAAGAGGGAATGATCGGACTTTATAAGTCTATCCGCGATTTCAGAGAGGACAAGCTTACTTCATTTAAGGCTTTTGCAGAATTATGTATTACCCGCCAAATTATCACCGCAATTAAAACAGCTACTCGCCAAAAACATATCCCGTTAAATTCCTATGTATCATTAGACAAGCCGATCTACGATGAAGAATCAGACAGAACATTATTGGATGTCATTTCCGGTGCTAAAGCGCTTAACCCAGAAGACTTAATCATTAGCAAAGAAGAATTTGACGATATCGAAATGAAGATGGGTGAACTGCTTAGCGAGCTGGAAAGAAAGGTACTTGTGCTTTATCTTGATGGCAGATCCTATCAAGAGATTTCTGAAGATTTAAACCGTCATGTGAAATCAATTGATAACGCACTCCAAAGAGTAAAGAGAAAATTAGAGAAATATTTAGAGCTTCGTGAAATTAGTCTCTAA
- the rplK gene encoding 50S ribosomal protein L11 — MAKKVVKVVKLQIPAGKANPAPPVGPALGQAGVNIMGFCKEFNARTADQAGLIIPVEISVFEDRSFTFITKTPPAAVLLKKAAGIESGSGEPNRNKVATVKRDKVREIAETKMPDLNAASVESAMRMVEGTARSMGIVIED; from the coding sequence GTGGCTAAAAAAGTAGTTAAAGTTGTTAAATTGCAAATTCCTGCTGGAAAAGCTAACCCAGCTCCACCAGTTGGACCTGCACTAGGTCAAGCCGGTGTTAATATCATGGGATTCTGTAAGGAGTTTAACGCTCGTACAGCTGACCAAGCTGGTCTTATCATTCCTGTTGAAATTTCGGTTTTTGAAGACCGTTCATTTACATTTATTACTAAAACTCCACCCGCTGCAGTTTTACTTAAAAAAGCAGCTGGTATTGAGTCTGGTTCTGGTGAACCTAACCGTAATAAAGTGGCAACTGTTAAGCGTGATAAAGTACGCGAAATCGCGGAAACAAAAATGCCTGACTTAAACGCTGCTAGCGTTGAATCAGCTATGCGCATGGTTGAAGGTACTGCACGCAGTATGGGTATTGTCATCGAAGATTAA
- a CDS encoding class I SAM-dependent methyltransferase, whose amino-acid sequence MSDHYYTEKPSVKSNKQTWDFTLRNRTFTFTSDSGVFSKKEVDFGSRLLIEAFEEPDLDGDVLDVGCGYGPIGLSLANEMTSRTIHMIDVNERAVELSKENAKHNRIDNVRIYQSDLFSNVHSSAAFASILTNPPIRAGKKVVHAIFEKSADHLLPEGELWVVIQKKQGGPSAIEKLEQLFGEVEVVLKKKGYYIIKAKKV is encoded by the coding sequence ATGAGTGACCACTATTATACGGAAAAGCCATCAGTGAAAAGCAATAAACAGACATGGGACTTCACCTTGAGAAACCGTACCTTTACTTTTACAAGTGACAGTGGAGTGTTTTCTAAGAAAGAAGTCGACTTTGGTTCAAGGCTTTTAATTGAAGCTTTTGAAGAACCTGACTTGGATGGCGATGTCTTAGATGTCGGTTGCGGTTATGGACCGATCGGCTTATCGTTAGCAAACGAAATGACTAGCCGTACCATTCATATGATTGATGTGAACGAAAGAGCAGTCGAACTTTCAAAGGAAAACGCTAAACATAATCGCATTGATAATGTCCGCATCTATCAAAGTGATTTGTTCTCGAATGTTCATTCCTCAGCTGCTTTTGCCTCTATACTGACCAATCCCCCAATACGGGCAGGGAAGAAAGTTGTACATGCGATCTTTGAAAAAAGTGCTGATCATTTATTGCCGGAAGGTGAGTTGTGGGTGGTTATTCAGAAAAAGCAGGGCGGACCATCTGCGATTGAAAAATTAGAGCAGCTCTTTGGAGAAGTCGAGGTTGTGTTGAAAAAAAAGGGCTACTATATAATCAAAGCTAAAAAAGTTTGA
- the rlmB gene encoding 23S rRNA (guanosine(2251)-2'-O)-methyltransferase RlmB: MSQQHDYVIGKNAVIETLKSDRELYKLWMAENTVKGQAQQVIELAKKQNITIQYVPRKKLDQMVTGQHQGIVAQVAAYEYAELDDLYQIAEKRNEQPFFLILDEIEDPHNLGSIMRTADAVGAHGIVIPKRRAVGLTTTVAKASTGAIEHIPVAKVTNLSRALDEMKERGIWVAGTDASAKQDYRQFDGTMPLALVIGSEGKGIGRLIKEKCDFLIKLPMAGKVTSLNASVAAGLLMYEVYRKRYPLGE; the protein is encoded by the coding sequence ATGAGTCAGCAACATGATTATGTCATTGGGAAAAATGCAGTGATTGAGACATTGAAGTCAGATCGGGAGTTATACAAGCTCTGGATGGCAGAAAACACTGTAAAAGGACAAGCCCAGCAGGTCATTGAACTCGCTAAAAAGCAAAATATCACCATTCAGTATGTTCCGAGGAAAAAGCTTGATCAAATGGTTACAGGTCAGCACCAGGGAATCGTTGCACAAGTAGCAGCATATGAATATGCAGAATTAGACGATTTGTATCAAATCGCTGAAAAGCGGAATGAGCAGCCTTTCTTTCTGATTTTAGATGAAATAGAAGACCCGCATAATTTAGGTTCTATTATGCGTACGGCAGATGCTGTAGGTGCACACGGGATTGTCATTCCGAAAAGGAGAGCGGTTGGTCTAACAACAACAGTTGCTAAGGCATCCACTGGAGCAATTGAGCATATTCCTGTTGCAAAAGTGACCAATCTTTCAAGAGCTCTTGATGAAATGAAAGAAAGAGGAATCTGGGTTGCGGGAACAGATGCATCTGCTAAACAGGATTACAGACAATTTGATGGTACAATGCCGCTGGCTCTTGTGATTGGCAGTGAAGGAAAAGGAATTGGCCGATTGATTAAGGAAAAGTGTGATTTTCTGATTAAACTGCCTATGGCTGGGAAGGTTACTTCTTTAAATGCATCAGTTGCCGCTGGTCTATTGATGTATGAAGTGTATCGAAAACGTTATCCGTTAGGAGAATAG
- the nusG gene encoding transcription termination/antitermination protein NusG, translated as MEKNWYVVHTYSGYENKVKANLEKRVESMGMQDKIFRVVVPEEEETDIKNGKKKVVKKKVFPGYVLVEIVMTDDSWYVVRNTPGVTGFVGSAGSGSKPTALLPGEAETILKRMGLEERKTEIDFELKETVKVIDGPFANFTGSIEEIDYDKSKVKVFVNMFGRETPVELEFTQIDKL; from the coding sequence ATGGAAAAGAATTGGTATGTTGTGCATACGTACTCTGGCTATGAAAATAAAGTAAAAGCAAACTTGGAAAAGCGTGTTGAATCAATGGGCATGCAAGATAAAATCTTCCGCGTAGTCGTACCAGAAGAAGAAGAAACGGATATTAAAAATGGTAAGAAAAAAGTCGTCAAAAAGAAAGTATTCCCTGGCTATGTCCTAGTGGAAATCGTGATGACTGACGACTCTTGGTATGTCGTTCGTAACACACCGGGTGTCACTGGATTCGTTGGGTCAGCTGGATCAGGCTCAAAGCCGACTGCGCTTTTGCCAGGTGAAGCTGAAACCATTCTAAAGAGAATGGGTCTTGAAGAACGCAAAACAGAAATCGACTTTGAACTGAAAGAAACAGTTAAGGTCATTGATGGACCATTTGCTAACTTCACCGGCTCTATTGAGGAAATTGATTACGATAAAAGCAAAGTCAAAGTATTCGTTAATATGTTTGGTAGAGAAACACCTGTTGAACTTGAGTTCACGCAGATCGATAAATTGTAA
- the rae1 gene encoding ribosome-dependent mRNA decay endonuclease Rae1/YacP produces MDILLVDGYNMIGAWPQLQHLKENSFEEARDVLIQHLAEYQAYTGYRVIVVFDAHMVKGIEKKRTNHRVEVIFTRENETADERIEKLAQDLNNIQTQIHVATSDFTEQWAIFGQGALRKSARELLREIEVIERKIETRVKKITSDKPASKIELSEDVLKTFEKWRRGNLE; encoded by the coding sequence ATGGATATCCTCTTAGTCGATGGATACAACATGATCGGTGCATGGCCTCAGCTACAGCACTTAAAGGAAAACAGCTTTGAAGAAGCCAGAGACGTGCTGATTCAACATTTAGCAGAATATCAAGCATACACAGGGTATCGAGTCATTGTCGTATTCGATGCCCATATGGTCAAAGGAATTGAAAAAAAGCGGACCAACCACCGAGTAGAGGTCATCTTTACGAGAGAGAATGAAACGGCGGATGAGCGGATTGAAAAGCTGGCGCAGGATTTGAATAATATTCAGACGCAAATTCATGTGGCAACCTCAGATTTTACGGAACAATGGGCTATTTTTGGACAAGGAGCTCTGCGGAAGTCAGCTCGTGAGCTTTTAAGAGAGATTGAAGTGATAGAACGAAAGATTGAAACGAGGGTTAAAAAGATTACTTCTGATAAACCAGCATCTAAGATTGAATTGTCAGAAGATGTATTGAAAACGTTTGAAAAATGGCGGCGTGGGAATCTGGAATAG